A region from the Bactrocera dorsalis isolate Fly_Bdor chromosome 1, ASM2337382v1, whole genome shotgun sequence genome encodes:
- the LOC105225651 gene encoding DNA repair and recombination protein RAD54-like, whose amino-acid sequence MRRSLAPSQNRSVKLRPSCDFTPPLQNKRIRSCQEQLDRKQKQNKRIVPLSEYELAIAKVLSRPFKVPIADYVPDYNGGNRCLGMRRSNVRKALHDPQACNALVLYTPPNYTEHERLTMDSNKIQVHVVVDPLLSNILRPHQREGVRFMYECVEGHRGTFNGCIMADEMGLGKTLQCVTLVWTLLRQGPYCKPTISKAIVVSPSSLVKNWEKEFNKWLHGRLHCLAIEGGSKEDTIRALEQFIVDSGQRCGTPILLISYETFRIYANILCRNEMGMVICDEGHRLKNSDNLTYQALMGLKTKRRVLLSGTPIQNDLTEYFSLVNFVNPAMLGSAADFKRNFENPILRGQNADSTDKERERAVEKTQELIRLVNTCIIRRTNQILTKYLPVKFEMVICAKLTDTQMSLYRNFIKSDKIRRSLADCNEKASLTALADITTLKKLCSHPDLIYEKVLARENGFENSHDLFPSNYNPKDFSPEMSGKFMLLDFMLASIRANTDDKVVLISNYTQTLELFEKLARKRKYSYVRLDGSMTIKKRSKVVDKFNDPESDCFLFMLSSKAGGCGLNLIGANRLFMFDPDWNPANDEQAMARVWRDGQKKPCYIYRLVATGSIEEKILQRQTHKKSLSSTIIDNNESNEKHFTREDLKDLFRYDADILSDTHIKLKCKRCVNNIQMQSPPEDSDCTAHLSHWYHCSNNKGLPDTILSQAWLSSKSVSFVFHHRSQGEVKVKECLDKENISGQCNSSKNNRNHNECDDIDSDYEPDDQADSDYA is encoded by the exons atg CGACGTAGCTTGGCTCCTAGCCAAAATCGATCTGTAAAACTGCGCCCAAGTTGCGATTTTACGCCGCCCCttcaaaataaaagaattcGTAGTTGTCAAGAGCAGCTTgatcgaaaacaaaaacaaaataaacggATAGTACCATTAAGTGAATATGAGCTCGCTATTGCCAAAGTACTTTCGCGTCCATTCAAAGTTCCAATTGCGGATTATGTGCCAGATTACAATGGAGGTAACCGGTGTCTTGGCATGCGTCGTAGCAATGTACGAAAAGCATTACACGACCCACAAGCATGTAATGCTTTAGTCCTGTATACACCTCCAAATTATACAGAACATGAACGTCTCACAATGGATTCGAACAAAATACAGGTACATGTGGTTGTAGATCCCCTATTAAGCAATATTCTGAGGCCACATCAACGTGAGGGAGTACGttttatgtatgaatgtgtagAAGGCCATCGAGGGACATTCAATGGTTGTATAATGGCTGATGAAATGGGGTTGGGTAAGACCTTACAATGCGTTACTTTGGTTTGGACGTTACTGCGTCAGGGTCCATATTGTAAACCTACTATTTCTAAAGCTATCGTTGTATCTCCGTCCTCATTAGTGAAAAATTGGGAAAAGGAATTTAATAAATGGTTACACGGGCGTTTGCATTGTCTTGCCATTGAAGGCGGTTCAAAAGAAGATACCATACGCGCTCTAGAACAATTCATAGTTGATAGTGGTCAACGTTGTGGTACACCAATACTTTTGATAAGTTATGAGACGTTTCGAATATACGCAAATATACTGTGTAGAAACGAAATGGGTATGGTTATCTGTGATGAGGGACACCGCTTGAAGAATAGTGATAATTTGACATATCAAGCGCTAATGGGATTAAAGACGAAACGGCGAGTTTTGCTCTCAGGAACACCAATACAAAACGACCTTACAGAATATTTTAGTttagtaaattttgtaaatcCCGCAATGTTGGGCTCAGCTGCCGATTTCAAACGGAATTTCGAAAATCCTATATTACGTGGTCAAAATGCAGACTCCACAGATAAAGAGCGTGAACGAGCTGTAGAGAAAACACAAGAACTAATTCGCCTAGTGAATACATGTATTATACGACGCACCAATCAGATACTCACAAAATATTTACCAGTTAAATTTGAAATGGTAATCTGTGCTAAATTAACTGATACACAAATGAGtttgtatagaaattttattaagtcTGATAAAATCAGAAGAAGCTTAGCCG ATTGCAATGAAAAGGCTTCATTGACTGCGCTTGCTGATATTACTACGCTGAAAAAACTGTGCAGTCATCCAGATCTTATTTATGAAAAGGTTTTGGCACGCGAAAATGGATTTGAGAACTCACATGATTTGTTCCCCTCAAATTATAATCCCAA AGATTTCAGTCCTGAGATGAGTGGCAAGTTTATGCTGCTTGACTTTATGTTAGCTTCAATACGGGCAAATACTGATGACAAAGTGGTGCTTATATCGAATTATACGCAAACGCTGGAATTATTCGAGAAACTTGCACGAAAAAG AAAATACAGCTATGTCCGGCTCGATGGTTCTATGACAATAAAGAAGCGCAGCAAAGTGGTGGATAAATTTAATGATCCTGAATCCGACTGTTTTCTCTTCATGTTGAGTTCGAAAGCAGGTGGTTgtggtttaaatttaattggaGCTAATCGTCTCTTCATGTTTGATCCTGATTGGAACCCCGCAAACGATGAGCAGGCAATGGCTCGGGTTTGGCGTGATGGTCAAAAAAAGCCATGCTATATATATCGTTTGGTAGCC ACTGGCTCGATTGAAGAGAAAATTTTGCAACGACAGACTCATAAAAAATCATTATCGAGCACAATAATTGATAATAATGAAAGCAATGAGAAACATTTCACACGCGAAGATCTTAAGGATCTTTTCCGTTACGATGCTGATATCTTGTCCGATACGCATATTAA GTTAAAGTGTAAACGTTGTGTTAATAATATACAAATGCAATCGCCCCCTGAAGATAGCGACTGCACTGCACATTTGTCACACTGGTATCACTGTTCCAACAACAAAGGGCTGCCGGACACCATTTTATCCCAGGCATGGCTCTCGAGTAAAAGCGTTTCCTTTGTCTTCCATCACCGGTCGCAAGGAGAGGTAAAAGTAAAAGAGTGCCTCGATAAGGAAAATATATCGGGTCAATGCAATAGttccaaaaataatagaaatcataaTGAGTGCGACGATATTGATTCTGACTATGAACCGGATGACCAAGCTGATAGTGATTACGCTTAA
- the LOC105225653 gene encoding protein ABHD13 isoform X1, whose product MSQEFGGVPIALPKSRSIYAVVVAVLLAFLLFYYYYGSLLTILLLFTITSFCLYYLQDMLLYHPDLPANSRIYVPIPKMHNLPHESVSIHTPDKVTLHAFWVSQPKERSKAVPTFVYFHGNAGNMGHRMQNIWGIFNHLHCNILMIDYRGYGFSTGVPSEKGLSLDARAVIDYLYTRNDLDHTKIVLFGRSLGGAVVIDVAADTVYSQKIMCAIVENTFTSIPEMAVELVHPSANLIPRCCFKNKYLSSWKIGKCSVPFLFISGLADNLVPPRMMRTLYMKCGSEQKRILEFIGGAHNDTWIMDGYYQGIHQFLVECQSISTAPLEKPPEKSNVWHEIQDV is encoded by the exons ATGTCGCAAGAATTCGGCGGCGTGCCAATTGCCTTGCCAAAGTCACGCAGCATTTATGCCGTAGTTGTAGCTGTACTCTTGGccttcttattattttattactacTATGGAAGTCTCTTAACCATCCTTTTACTTTTCACTATTACATCTT TTTGTTTATATTACTTGCAAGACATGCTCCTATATCATCCTGATCTCCCCGCAAATTCTCGCATTTATGTGCCTATACCGAAAATGCATAACCTGCCACATGAATCTGTCAGTATTCACACACCAGATAAAGTAACATTGCACGCATTTTGGGTGTCGCAGCCAAAGGAGCGTTCAAAGGCGGTGccaacttttgtttattttcatggAAATGCTGGCAATATGGGTCATCGTATGCAAAATATTTGGGGAATATTTAATCATCTTCACTGTAACATATTAATGATAGATTATCGTGGTTACGGCTTTTCAACTGGTGTACCCTCCGAAAAGGGTTTATCATTAGATGCTCGCGCTGTAATAGATTACTTATATACACGCAACGATTTAGATCATACAAAGATAGTATTATTCGGTCGTTCATTAGGCGGTGCTGTGGTGATTGATGTAGCGGCAGATACGGTGTATAGTCAAAAAATTATGTGTGCAATTGTAGAAAACACATTTACCAGCATACCAGAAATGGCCGTTGAATTGGTTCATCCATCCGCCAATCTAATACCAAGAtgttgctttaaaaataaa TATTTATCTTCATGGAAAATTGGTAAATGTTCAgtaccatttttatttatatcaggTTTAGCAGATAACCTTGTACCTCCACGTATGATGCGTACGTTATATATGAAGTGTGGAAGTGAACAAAAGCGCATACTCGAATTCATAGGAGGTGCTCACAATGATACCTGGATAATGGACGG CTACTATCAAGGTATTCATCAATTCCTAGTCGAATGTCAAAGTATATCAACAGCGCCATTAGAAAAACCACCTGAAAAAAGCAATGTGTGGCATGAAATACAGGATGTATAG
- the LOC105225653 gene encoding protein ABHD13 isoform X2, which produces MSQEFGGVPIALPKSRSIYAVVVAVLLAFLLFYYYYGSLLTILLLFTITSFCLYYLQDMLLYHPDLPANSRIYVPIPKMHNLPHESVSIHTPDKVTLHAFWVSQPKERSKAVPTFVYFHGNAGNMGHRMQNIWGIFNHLHCNILMIDYRGYGFSTGVPSEKGLSLDARAVIDYLYTRNDLDHTKIVLFGRSLGGAVVIDVAADTVYSQKIMCAIVENTFTSIPEMAVELVHPSANLIPRCCFKNKYLSSWKIGKCSVPFLFISGLADNLVPPRMMRTLYMKCGSEQKRILEFIGGAHNDTWIMDGYSKFQATIKVFINS; this is translated from the exons ATGTCGCAAGAATTCGGCGGCGTGCCAATTGCCTTGCCAAAGTCACGCAGCATTTATGCCGTAGTTGTAGCTGTACTCTTGGccttcttattattttattactacTATGGAAGTCTCTTAACCATCCTTTTACTTTTCACTATTACATCTT TTTGTTTATATTACTTGCAAGACATGCTCCTATATCATCCTGATCTCCCCGCAAATTCTCGCATTTATGTGCCTATACCGAAAATGCATAACCTGCCACATGAATCTGTCAGTATTCACACACCAGATAAAGTAACATTGCACGCATTTTGGGTGTCGCAGCCAAAGGAGCGTTCAAAGGCGGTGccaacttttgtttattttcatggAAATGCTGGCAATATGGGTCATCGTATGCAAAATATTTGGGGAATATTTAATCATCTTCACTGTAACATATTAATGATAGATTATCGTGGTTACGGCTTTTCAACTGGTGTACCCTCCGAAAAGGGTTTATCATTAGATGCTCGCGCTGTAATAGATTACTTATATACACGCAACGATTTAGATCATACAAAGATAGTATTATTCGGTCGTTCATTAGGCGGTGCTGTGGTGATTGATGTAGCGGCAGATACGGTGTATAGTCAAAAAATTATGTGTGCAATTGTAGAAAACACATTTACCAGCATACCAGAAATGGCCGTTGAATTGGTTCATCCATCCGCCAATCTAATACCAAGAtgttgctttaaaaataaa TATTTATCTTCATGGAAAATTGGTAAATGTTCAgtaccatttttatttatatcaggTTTAGCAGATAACCTTGTACCTCCACGTATGATGCGTACGTTATATATGAAGTGTGGAAGTGAACAAAAGCGCATACTCGAATTCATAGGAGGTGCTCACAATGATACCTGGATAATGGACGGGTATAGCAAATTTCAAG CTACTATCAAGGTATTCATCAATTCCTAG
- the LOC105225654 gene encoding myotubularin-related protein 2, producing the protein MDKAETLDASNSLADKIATKNASTNSLDTADSKSSSIGSKQGVDVGAARDTPFVYLDGEEDQDLKNDVTYVCPFRGPAFGALTITNYRLYFRSLRDHDPPVVVDVPLGVIARVEKIGGATSRGENSYGIEIFCKDMRNLRFAHKQQNHSRRTVFEKLQSYAFPLSFSGRLFAFAHAAASGPSPSPAENGWAVYEPLAELRRMGVPNDMWRITKLNEAYSVCDSYPVVWAVPKAASDEFLRRVAQFRSRCRLPVLSWIHPRSQATITRCSQPLVGVGGKRSADDELYLSYIMEANVQSDKLAIIDARPSANAIANKAKGGGYESEEAYKNVEIHFLDIHNIHVMRESLRKVKEACYPTIDDSKWLSAIDGTLWLKHIKCILAGAVRIVDKVETMSTSVVVHCSDGWDRTAQLTALSMLLLDPYYRTLRGFEVLIEKEWLSFGHKFQQRIGHGDNRHSDADRSPVFLQFIDCVWQVSQQFPNAFEFNEHFLITIIDHLYSCRFGTFLYNTEAERVAEDLKHKTVSLWTYINGSLNQYLNPLAFSHGAQTVLRPIASMRYVKLWKGLYCRWNPSIRPQNRIYHRTRELLALQDQLIKQVSDLRMKTSSRQTAQTSTRLASPMH; encoded by the exons ATGGATAAGGCAGAAACATTAGATGCTTCAAACAGTTTAGCTGATAAAATTGCAACTAAAAACGCCAGCACTAATTCTCTGGATACAGCTGACTCAAAGTCTAGTTCAATTGGTTCGAAGCAGGGGGTAGACGTAGGTGCAGCACGCGACACGCCCTTTGTTTATCTCGATGGCGAGGAAGACCAAGATCTAAAAAATGATGTTACATATGTTTGCCCATTTAGGGGTCCAGCATTTGGTGCTTTAACAATTACCAATTATCGCTTATATTTTCGTTCTTTACGTGACCATGATCCACCTGTTGTTGTCGACGTGCCATTGGGTGTAATTGCACGAGTGGAAAAAATTGGAGGTGCAACATCTCGTGGTGAAAACTCATATGGAATTGAAATATTCTGTAAGGATATGCGTAATTTACGTTTCGCGCATAAACAACAAAATCACTCACGACGTACCGTTTTTGAAAAGTTACAATCTTATGCTTTCCCACTGTCGTTCAGTGGTAGGCTGTTTGCGTTTGCTCATGCTGCAGCATCTGGACCATCACCGTCACCAGCGGAAAATGGTTGGGCTGTCTATGAACCATTGGCAGAGTTACGTCGTATGGGTGTACCAAATGATATGTGGCGCATAACAAAATTGAACGAAGCTTACAGTGTTTGCGATAGTTATCCGGTAGTATGGGCTGTTCCCAAAGCAGCGTCTGATGAATTTTTGCGCCGTGTAGCTCAATTTCGTTCACGTTGCCGTTTGCCGGTACTATCTTGGATACATCCACGCTCACAAGCAACTATAACACGATGTTCACAACCCTTGGTCGGGGTAGGAGGCAAGCGCAGTGCAGATGATGAACTTTACCTCAGTTATATTATGGAGGCAAATGTACAATCAGATAAATTGGCAATCATAGATGCACGGCCCAGTGCCAATGCTATAGCTAATAAAGCTAAAGGTGGTGGCTATGAGTCGGAAGAAGCATATAAAAACGTGGAAATCCACTTTCTCGATATACACAACATACATGTGATGCGTGAAAGTTTACGAAAAGTAAAAGAGGCGTGCTATCCAACCATAGACGATTCTAAATGGCTTTCAGCGATTGATGGCACATTATGGTTGAAGCACATTAAATGCATATTAGCCGGAGCAGTGCGTATTGTCGACAAAGTAGAGACAATGAGTACATCGGTAGTGGTGCATTGTTCAGATGGTTGGGATAGAACTGCTCAGCTCACAGCACTATCTATGCTATTGTTGGATCCATATTATCGCACCTTGCGCGGCTTTGAGGTACTAATTGAAAAAGAGTGGCTTTCTTTTGGCCACAAATTTCAACAACGCATTGGTCATGGTGATAATCGCCATTCGGATGCGGATCGTTCACCAGTTTTCTTGCAATTCATCGATTGTGTTTGGCAAGTTAGTCAACAATTCCCAAATGCTTTCGAATTCAATGAACACTTTCTGATAACGATCATAGATCACTTGTATTCTTGTCGCTTTGGCACTTTCTTGTACAACACAGAAGCTGAGCGCGTAGCGGAAG ATCTTAAACACAAGACTGTTTCACTTTGGACATATATTAATGGCTCACTGAATCAGTATTTAAATCCGCTAGCTTTTTCGCATGGAGCTCAAACTGTACTGCGTCCAATTGCTAGTATGCGTTATGTAAAATTATGGAAAGGTCTATATTGTCGTTGGAATCCAAGCATACGACCGCAAAATCGCATATACCATCGTACTCGTGAATTGCTCGCTTTACAGGATCAGCTCATTAAGCAAGTGAGCGATTTACGTATGAAGACAAGTTCTCGTCAAACGGCGCAAACTTCGACGCGACTGGCTTCACCAATGCATTGA